The following are encoded together in the Citrus sinensis cultivar Valencia sweet orange chromosome 1, DVS_A1.0, whole genome shotgun sequence genome:
- the LOC102613072 gene encoding uncharacterized protein LOC102613072, with product MYNGIGLQTPRGSGTNGYIQTNKFFVKAKTGRVTDSVKGFEAGQGTAGVTRKPNQEILEHERKRQIQLKLVVLEDKLVDQGYTEAEIAEKLEEARKTLEVASASAESGGPAADAKVSETETHKIAARKEKQMEMFRAALGIGTIEASEQGAEGSDVAPRNGRKNASNDDGKWHEKSEHAFLDRENVRKRRVIEEGEIVEDDQKKTVKDEKIKKDETRHHKGNGRKRRHGDDSSDSDSSSKHARRMPKKNRKVSQRSESESDSDSDSESPKKSRNSSKKHKKSRQHSSDGSDNSSSDDAGSSKHARAVPKKNRKVSLRSDSESDSDSDGESPKKRRNSSKKHKKSRKHSSDSSDYSSSDDTGKVSSMKEVEKYGKSHRRHDSDNGSDFDEDSSKHRTRKGSRHVKASVRHDSEDDFDNGIGMEKDKSHLEKRGNQLGGSRRGERENFDLRSHQKSNYDSYGKNRRGYDVDDADVIKRRSRRNDTDDDSGNKIEKRRISRRHNSDNENSDSSYGRKNYKASLGRPEAIENESPLDNSNRNRSESDKGSGDGDSDSSASDYGRKKSGKNRVGENRTGSGNGMSGRSGRSDHGYSPAGSDRKRERNGRKDDDMLDALRKLEERSLYQYERDAADMGRSTYEHQEMRMAKRKYDEANREERPEARLRSSIVGKDAMHEGHHADAKPESELNARPRGNEDGRRGDDEDSKEHAGFRRQNMDEEEARGGRHRRAEEHKYGRHGKDHEELQRESQRHGRGEEEERGSRRHGRGEEEERGSRRLGRGEEEERRSRRHGRGDEEERRSRKHGRGEGEVQESKGNELDKQADYSKRVRYDDSRSSERRRYAYKHEDDRGRR from the exons ATGTATAACGGAATCGGCTTACAGACCCCGAGGGGGTCCGGAACCAACGGATACATACAAACGAACAAGTTTTTTGTGAAGGCCAAAACAGGTCGGGTTACCGACAGCGTCAAGGGATTCGAAGCGGGTCAGGGAACGGCTGGAGTCACCAGAAAACCGAACCAGGAGATCCTCGAGCATGAGCGTAAGCGCCAGATTCAACTCAAATTGGTGGTGCTCGAAGACAAACTCGTTGATCAGGGTTACACTGAGGCTGAAATTGCCGAGAAGCTTGAGGAGGCTCGGAAGACTCTTGAAGTCGCCTCAGCTTCAGCGGAAAGTGGTGGGCCTGCCGCTGATGCAAA GGTATCAGAAACAGAGACCCATAAAATTGCTGCTAGAAAGGAGAAACAAATGGAAATGTTTAGAGCTGCACTTGGTATAGGTACGATTGAAGCTAGTGAACAAGGGGCTGAAGGAAGTGATGTTGCACCAAGAAATGGTCGAAAGAATGCTTCCAATGATGATGGTAAGTGGCATGAGAAAAGCGAACATGCCTTTTTGGATAGAGAGAATGTTCGGAAGAGACGTGTGATAGAAGAGGGGGAAATTGTGGAGGACGATCAGAAAAAGACTGTTAAAgatgagaaaattaagaagGATGAGACCAGGCACCATAAGGGTAATGGCAGAAAGAGAAGACATGGAGACGATTCTTCTGATTCTGATAGCAGCAGTAAGCATGCAAGAAGGATGCCCAAGAAGAATCGTAAGGTTAGCCAGAGGAGTGAGAGTGAAAGTGACAGTGACAGTGATAGTGAAAGCCCTAAGAAAAGTAGGAACTCTTCAAAGAAGCACAAGAAAAGCAGACAACATTCTAGTGATGGTTCAGATAATTCTTCTTCTGATGACGCTGGTAGCAGTAAGCATGCAAGAGCGGTGCCAAAGAAGAATCGTAAGGTTAGCCTGAGAAGTGATAGTGAAAGTGACAGTGACAGTGATGGTGAAAGCCCTAAGAAAAGGAGGAACTCTTCGAAGAAGCACAAGAAAAGCAGAAAACATTCTAGTGATAGTTCAGATTATTCTTCTTCTGATGACACTGGTAAGGTTAGTTCCATGAAGGAAGTTGAGAAATATGGAAAAAGTCATAGGAGACATGATTCGGATAATGGttctgattttgatgaagATTCATCTAAGCACAGGACTCGGAAGGGGAGTAGGCATGTGAAAGCAAGTGTACGTCATGATTCTGaggatgattttgataatggTATTGGTATGGAAAAGGATAAAAGTCATCTTGAGAAAAGGGGCAATCAGCTGGGTGGAAGCCGCAGAGGGGAGCGagaaaattttgacttaaGGTCTCACCAAAAGAGCAACTATGATAGTTATGGGAAAAACAGGCGAGGCTATGATGTTGATGATGCAGATGTGATAAAGAGGAGATCGAGAAGGAATGACACTGATGATGACAGTGGCAATAAAATTGAGAAGCGCAGGATAAGTAGGAGGCATAATTCTGATAATGAAAACTCAGATTCCAGCTATGGgaggaaaaattataaagcatCCCTTGGAAGGCCTGAAGCGATCGAAAATGAGTCTCCTTTGGACAATAGCAATAGAAATAGGAGTGAGTCTGACAAGGGAAGTGGTGACGGAGATTCAGACAGCAGTGCAAGTGATTACGGACGTAAGAAAAGTGGAAAGAACCGTGTGGGTGAAAACAGAACTGGAAGTGGAAATGGTATGAGTGGTAGAAGTGGACGAAGTGATCATGGGTACAGTCCTGCTGGAAGTGAcaggaaaagagaaagaaatggtCGAAAAGATGACGATATGTTAGACGCACTGAGGAAATTAGAGGAGCGAAGTCTGTACCAGTATGAAAGAGATGCTGCAGATATGGGAAGGTCTACCTATGAACATCAGGAAATGAGGATGGCCAAGAGGAAGTATGATGAGGCAAACAGGGAGGAGCGACCAGAAGCAAGGTTAAGGAGTAGTATTGTTGGGAAGGATGCAATGCACGAAGGCCATCATGCAGATGCAAAACCGGAGTCTGAATTGAACGCCAGACCACGTGGGAATGAGGATGGTCGTAGGGGGGATGATGAAGATTCCAAAGAGCATGCAGGGTTTAGAAGGCAAAACATGGATGAAGAGGAGGCTAGAGGGGGAAGGCATCGGAGAGCTGAAGAACACAAATATGGAAGGCACGGAAAGGATCATGAAGAGCTGCAGCGAGAAAGTCAAAGGCATGGAAGAGGGGAGGAAGAAGAGCGAGGAAGTCGAAGGCATGGGAGAGGGGAGGAAGAAGAGCGAGGAAGTCGAAGGCTTGGAAGAGGGGAGGAAGAAGAGCGGCGTAGTCGAAGGCATGGGAGAGGGGATGAAGAAGAGAGGCGTAGTCGAAAGCATGGGAGAGGGGAGGGAGAAGTGCAAGAAAGTAAGGGAAATGAGCTGGACAAACAAGCGGATTACTCCAAGAGAGTTAGATATGATGATTCTCGGTCAAGTGAGAGAAGGAGGTATGCGTACAAGCATGAAGATGATCGGGGCAGACGTTGA
- the VPE gene encoding vacuolar-processing enzyme precursor (The RefSeq protein has 3 substitutions compared to this genomic sequence), whose product MTRLASGVLITLLVALAGIADGSRDIAGDILKLPSEAYRFFHNGGGGAKVNDDDDSVGTRWAVLLAGSNGFWNYRHQADICHAYQLLRKGGLKDENIIVFMYDDIAFNEENPRPGVIINHPHGDDVYKGVPKDYTGEDVTVEKFFAVVLGNKTALTGGSGKVVDSGPNDHIFIFYSDHGGPGVLGMPTSRYIYADELIDVLKKKHASGNYKSLVFYLEACESGSIFEGLLLEGLNIYATTASNAEESSWGTYCPGEIPGPPPEYSTCLGDLYSIAWMEDSDIHNLRTETLHQQYELVKTRTASYNSYGSHVMQYGDIGLSKNNLFTYLGTNPANDNYTFVDENSLRPASKAVNQRDADLLHFWDKYRKAPEGTPRKAEAQKQFFEAMSHRMHVDHSIKLIGKLLFGIEKGPEILNTVRPAGQPLVDDWGCLKSLVRTFESHCGALSQYGMKHMRSLANICNTGIGKEKMAEASAQACENIPSGPWSSLDKGFSA is encoded by the exons ATGACGCGCCTTGCCTCCGGCGTGCTAATCACGCTCCTAGTCGCTCTTGCAGGAATCGCCGATGGAAGCAGAGACATAGCAGGTGACATTCTGAAGCTACCATCGGAAGCCTATAGGTTCTTCCATAATGGTGGGGGAGGGGCAAAGGTcaacgatgatgatgattctgTCGGCACGAGATGGGCCGTCCTGCTTGCCGGATCTAATGGCTTCTGGAATTACAGGCATCAG GCTGATATTTGTCATGCTTATCAACTCTTGAGGAAAGGTGGGCTGAAggatgaaaatattattgttttcatgTATGATGACATCGCTTTCAATGAAGAGAACCCAAGGCCTGGAGTCATCATTAACCACCCCCATGGCGATGATGTTTACAAAGGAGTTCCAAAG GATTACACGGGGGAAGATGTTACTGTTGAAAACTTTTTTGCTGTTATCCTGGGAAATAAAACAGCTCTTACAGGGGGCAGTGGGAAGGTTGTGGATAGCGGCCCCAATGATCATATTTTCATATTCTACTCAGATCATGGTGGCCCTGGGGTGCTAG GGATGCCCACCAGTCGATACATATATGCTGATGAACTGATCGATGTCTTAAAAAAGAAGCATGCTTCTGGGAACTACAAAAGCTTG GTATTTTATCTCGAAGCCTGTGAATCTGGAAGTATCTTTGAGGGTCTTCTTCCTGAGGGCTTAAATATCTATGCAACCACAGCTTCAAATGCTGAAGAGAGCAGTTGGGGGACCTATTGTCCTGGAGAGATTCCTGGTCCTCCCCCTGAATATAGCACTTGTTTGGGTGACTTGTATAGTATTGCTTGGATGGAGGACAG TGACATACACAACTTGCGGACAGAAACTCTTCACCAGCAGTATGAACTG GTTAAAACAAGGACTGCTAGTTACAATTCGTATGGCTCTCATGTCATGCAATATGGTGATATCGGTCTTAGCAAGAACAATCTCTTCACGTACTTGGGTACAAATCCTGCAAATGATAACTACACTTTTGTGGATGAGAACTCCTTAAGGCCAGCATCTAAAGCTGTTAACCAGCGAGATGCCGATCTCTTGCATTTCTGGGACAAG TACCGCAAGGCACCTGAGGGCACTCCTAGGAAGGCTGAAGCTCAGAAGCAGTTTTTTGAAGCAATGTCTCATAGAATGCATGTAGACCACAGCATCAAACTTATTGGAAAGCTCTTATTTGGAATTGAGAAAGGTCCAGAGATCTTGAACACTGTTCGACCTGCTGGTCAGCCTCTTGTTGATGACTGGGGCTGCCTCAAATCACTG GTGAGGACTTTTGAGTCGCACTGTGGAGCTCTATCGCAATATGGAATGAAGCACATGCGTTCTCTTGCAAACATCTGTAATACAGGAATTGGGAAAGAGAAGATGGCGGAAGCATCAGCACAAGCCTGTGAAAATATTCCTTCTGGTCCTTGGAGTTCTCTCGACAAAGGATTCAGTGCATAA